A genomic stretch from Festucalex cinctus isolate MCC-2025b chromosome 13, RoL_Fcin_1.0, whole genome shotgun sequence includes:
- the sars2 gene encoding serine--tRNA ligase, mitochondrial, whose product MCCRNSYYHEYTSCHLSNMATYIVAFSSCRSFTKFVLSPVVRHFSTQVRFIVPRRFSHRSSLYEHVCEGYSDKPELDMRAVCEETDKVIANVENRKGELCGEDVKEIVCVWQQLQAVRTEISELEQQKMHISGSVRNLMVKHGKQALANLPEYNQTLVKGREVRNRLNHLYRRETQLDQEHYSRALCLPNNTHPDVPIGDESQAKVVELVGQKPEFDFKPRGHVELGEELGLLRQRNLAHVSGHRSYYLRGAGAKLQTALQNFALDKLQRRGFIPMVVPDMLKGVVFEGCGMQPNAHLSQVYSVDPARFPDLKLAGTGEIGIAGYFMDHAVNFKDLPVRTVCSSTCYRAETDTGRETWGLFRVHHFNKVEMFGVTANETGEESAQFLEEFVSLQKEIFSALELHYRVLDMPTQELGAPAYRKYDIEAWMPGRDSYGEISSGSNCTDYQSRRLNILYERDDGSLRYAHTVNATACAIPRMIIAILETHQTKEGSVLVPKALQPYLDLEIIQKPKCTPLKYIGPNQPNRPPRPPTIM is encoded by the exons ATGTGTTGTAGAAATTCCTACTACCATGAATACACCAGCTGCCACTTATCCAACATGGCGACATACATAGTCGCCTTTTCTTCATGTAGAAGCTTTACAAAGTTTGTGTTGTCGCCGGTAGTGCGACATTTCTCAACGCAGGTGCGTTTCATAGTTCCCCGTCGCTTTTCTCATCGGAGCAGCTTGTATGAGCATGTTTGTGAAGGATATAGCGACAAGCCGGAGCTGGACATGAGGGCAGTGTGTGAGGAGACCGACAAAGTAATAGCTAATGTGGAGAACAGAAAAGGCGAGCTCTGCGGGGAAGATGTCAAGGAAATT gtgtgtgtgtggcagCAGCTCCAGGCAGTACGAACGGAAATCTCTGAACTGGAACAGCAAAAGATGCACATCAGTGGATCGGTCAGGAATTTAATG GTAAAACACGGAAAGCAAGCCCTCGCCAAT CTTCCAGAGTACAACCAGACATTGGTGAAAGGTCGAGAGGTCCGTAATAGACTCAACCATCTCTATCGCAGAGAGACGCAGCTGGATCAGGAACACTATAGCCGAGCACTCTGTCTGCCCAACAACACGCACCCTGATGTT CCCATTGGAGATGAGAGCCAAGCGAAGGTAGTGGAGCTGGTTGGTCAGAAACCTG AATTTGACTTTAAGCCCAGAGGTCATGTGGAACTGGGGGAGGAGTTGGGCCTCCTCAGGCAGAG GAATCTTGCTCATGTCTCAGGTCACAGATCTTACTATCTGAGGGGGGCCGGAGCCAAACTTCAGACTGCGCTCCAAAACTTTGCACTTGACAAACTGCAACGGCGT GGATTCATTCCCATGGTTGTACCTGACATGCTGAAAGGTGTAGTGTTT GAGGGATGTGGCATGCAGCCCAACGCCCACCTGTCTCAGGTCTACTCAGTGGACCCGGCTCGTTTCCCAGACCTAAAGCTGGCTGGGACTGGAGAAATCGGAATAGCAG GTTATTTCATGGATCATgcagttaattttaaagatcTGCCTGTCAG GACCGTGTGCAGCAGTACGTGTTACAGAGCAGAGACAGACACCGGGAGAGAGACGTGGGGCCTCTTTAGAGTTCATCACTTCAATAAG GTAGAGATGTTTGGAGTGACAGCAAACGAGACGGGGGAGGAGAGTGCTCAGTTTCTAGAGGAGTTTGTCTCCTTGCAAAAAGAGATATTTTCTGCACTCGAGCTACACTACAG agtGTTGGATATGCCAACACAGGAGTTGGGTGCGCCAGCATATCGAAAGTATGACATTGAAGCCTGGATGCCTGGGAGGGACAGTTATGGCGAG ATTTCTAGTGGGTCCAACTGCACTGACTACCAGAGCAGACGCCTCAACATCCTGTATGAGAGAGACGATGGCAGCCTGCGGTACGCCCACACG GTGAATGCTACGGCGTGCGCTATCCCCAGAATGATCATTGCCATTCTGGAGACTCATCAAACCAAA GAAGGATCGGTGCTCGTCCCCAAAGCCTTGCAACCATATTTGGATCTTGAAATAATTCAGAAGCCAAAATGCACTCCTCTCAAATATATTGGGCCAAACCAGCCCAACCGCCCACCCAGACCTCCCACAATTATGTGA
- the LOC144000440 gene encoding uncharacterized protein LOC144000440 isoform X2, with translation MGVLTAAVCLLAAVGVGCLPVISPLNDAKVDCIIQETLNGDGSQPECGPQLAAELDEVQRHQGLLGELQRLADDERERYEYSLADEEDDLESKDEESDAAKTTVEDDTKKRELDEPKIDDTGIHDEEERAKELEELLAEEISKKEKEERNDEELKELLRELKKKRYEMKESGSPKSGQEDDNTKQKMARDNKEDVQQQSVVDQRKDELELSVEKEKVEKELKELTSSNKPEEEKARKEKQEELDELLKKMQRAQDEARAQKGVDGADQSKREEDEREGDNGGGEVKEPQQKRVMEKASDEATRQFERERLKDQEDDDDPRGEDEEDEDEYVREDEDEDEGGFGDDEGAAGDRSPVT, from the exons ATGGGAGTTCTGACGGCCGCAGTTTGTCTGCTGGCAGCCGTGGGAG TGGGATGTCTGCCAGTAATCTCACCCCTCAATGACGCAAAG GTTGACTGTATTATTCAAGAAACGCTGAATGGAGACGGGTCACAACCTGAGTGTGGCCCTCAGCTAGCAG CGGAACTTGATGAAGTGCAAAGACACCAGGGTCTCCTCGGAGAGCTGCAGAGGTTGGCTGATGATG AGAGAGAGCGGTACGAGTACAGTCTAGCTGATGAAGAGGATGATTTGGAGTCGAAGGATGAAGAGAGCGATGCGGCTAAAACAACAGTGGAAGATGACACCAAGAAGAGGGAGCTGGATGAGCCAAAGATAGATGATACGGGGATCCATGATGAAGAGGAGAGAGCGAAAGAGCTGGAGGAGCTGCTGGCTGAAGAGATCAGCAAGAAGGAAAAAGAGGAGAGAAATGACGAGGAGCTCAAAGAGCTGCTCAGAGAGTTAAAGAAAAAGCGTTACGAGATGAAGGAAAGCGGGAGCCCGAAAAGTGGTCAAGAGGACGACAACACCAAGCAAAAGATGGCGAGAGACAACAAAGAGGACGTTCAGCAGCAGAGTGTTGTCGATCAGAGGAAGGATGAGTTGGAGCTGAGCGTGGAGAAGGAGAAGGTAGAGAAGGAGCTGAAGGAGCTGACCAGCAGCAATAAGCCAGAGGAGGAGAAGGCGAGGAAGGAGAAGCAGGAGGAGCTGGACGAGCTGCTCAAGAAGATGCAACGAGCACAGGACGAGGCGCGAGCGCAGAAGGGAGTCGATGGCGCGGACCAGAGCAAGCGTGAGGAGGACGAAAGAGAAGGTGACAACGGCGGAGGGGAGGTGAAGGAGCCGCAGCAGAAGAGAGTGATGGAGAAAGCCAGCGACGAGGCCACGCGCCAGTTTGAGAGGGAGAGGTTGAAGGAccaggaggacgacgacgatcCACGTGGggaggatgaggaagatgaggatgagTATGTCAGagaggatgaagatgaggatgaaggtgGCTTTGGAGATGATGAAG
- the LOC144000440 gene encoding uncharacterized protein LOC144000440 isoform X1, whose protein sequence is MGVLTAAVCLLAAVGVGCLPVISPLNDAKVDCIIQETLNGDGSQPECGPQLAAELDEVQRHQGLLGELQRLADDERERYEYSLADEEDDLESKDEESDAAKTTVEDDTKKRELDEPKIDDTGIHDEEERAKELEELLAEEISKKEKEERNDEELKELLRELKKKRYEMKESGSPKSGQEDDNTKQKMARDNKEDVQQQSVVDQRKDELELSVEKEKVEKELKELTSSNKPEEEKARKEKQEELDELLKKMQRAQDEARAQKGVDGADQSKREEDEREGDNGGGEVKEPQQKRVMEKASDEATRQFERERLKDQEDDDDPRGEDEEDEDEYVREDEDEDEGGFGDDEGEELLEIEAQLREVAAELRALRRG, encoded by the exons ATGGGAGTTCTGACGGCCGCAGTTTGTCTGCTGGCAGCCGTGGGAG TGGGATGTCTGCCAGTAATCTCACCCCTCAATGACGCAAAG GTTGACTGTATTATTCAAGAAACGCTGAATGGAGACGGGTCACAACCTGAGTGTGGCCCTCAGCTAGCAG CGGAACTTGATGAAGTGCAAAGACACCAGGGTCTCCTCGGAGAGCTGCAGAGGTTGGCTGATGATG AGAGAGAGCGGTACGAGTACAGTCTAGCTGATGAAGAGGATGATTTGGAGTCGAAGGATGAAGAGAGCGATGCGGCTAAAACAACAGTGGAAGATGACACCAAGAAGAGGGAGCTGGATGAGCCAAAGATAGATGATACGGGGATCCATGATGAAGAGGAGAGAGCGAAAGAGCTGGAGGAGCTGCTGGCTGAAGAGATCAGCAAGAAGGAAAAAGAGGAGAGAAATGACGAGGAGCTCAAAGAGCTGCTCAGAGAGTTAAAGAAAAAGCGTTACGAGATGAAGGAAAGCGGGAGCCCGAAAAGTGGTCAAGAGGACGACAACACCAAGCAAAAGATGGCGAGAGACAACAAAGAGGACGTTCAGCAGCAGAGTGTTGTCGATCAGAGGAAGGATGAGTTGGAGCTGAGCGTGGAGAAGGAGAAGGTAGAGAAGGAGCTGAAGGAGCTGACCAGCAGCAATAAGCCAGAGGAGGAGAAGGCGAGGAAGGAGAAGCAGGAGGAGCTGGACGAGCTGCTCAAGAAGATGCAACGAGCACAGGACGAGGCGCGAGCGCAGAAGGGAGTCGATGGCGCGGACCAGAGCAAGCGTGAGGAGGACGAAAGAGAAGGTGACAACGGCGGAGGGGAGGTGAAGGAGCCGCAGCAGAAGAGAGTGATGGAGAAAGCCAGCGACGAGGCCACGCGCCAGTTTGAGAGGGAGAGGTTGAAGGAccaggaggacgacgacgatcCACGTGGggaggatgaggaagatgaggatgagTATGTCAGagaggatgaagatgaggatgaaggtgGCTTTGGAGATGATGAAGGCGAG